A single Iodidimonas sp. SYSU 1G8 DNA region contains:
- a CDS encoding EAL domain-containing response regulator, translating to MGDKTLVVIDDDDLVGQLVVEAAQQVGFSASAVQDFEALKLVVDASEPDVMVLDLVLPNVDGIQVLRFLADRGCKAKIWLLSGFDPKVVQTAERLGVSLGLTIVGALNKPVSVTTLKDELRKHLRESGDFTVHDLEQAITDDHLFVHYQPKVRLAGDRTGDSGGDLLTLTVDDAPYEVMGFEALARWRNPHGAMVSPVKFIPVAEHSRMIEPLTQSVFRQVIEALAHWKSRGVRLNVAVNISPSTLADLDLPDRLAEKAYAVGVSPDQMILEITENSAVTEDPHFMDVLSRFRLKGFGLSLDDFGTGFSSLIQIYRMPFTELKIDRSFVSEMDQNDEAFTIVRSIIDLGHNLGMRVCAEGVETLSAANRLIELGCDYAQGFYFSRPVGLPDIMRRIGTASALDGTRRIS from the coding sequence GTGGGCGACAAAACGCTCGTAGTTATCGACGATGACGATCTTGTGGGCCAACTCGTGGTCGAGGCGGCGCAGCAGGTCGGCTTTTCCGCGTCCGCGGTGCAGGATTTCGAAGCGCTGAAGCTCGTCGTCGATGCCAGCGAACCCGATGTCATGGTGCTTGATCTCGTGCTGCCCAATGTGGATGGCATCCAGGTGTTGCGGTTCCTGGCGGATCGCGGCTGCAAGGCCAAGATCTGGTTGCTCAGCGGTTTCGATCCCAAGGTGGTGCAGACGGCCGAACGGCTTGGCGTCTCGCTCGGCCTCACCATCGTCGGCGCGCTCAACAAGCCGGTCTCGGTGACCACGCTGAAGGACGAGCTGCGCAAGCACCTGCGCGAGTCCGGGGATTTCACCGTTCACGATCTGGAACAGGCGATCACCGACGATCACCTGTTCGTGCATTACCAGCCCAAGGTCCGGCTCGCCGGCGACCGGACGGGCGATTCCGGCGGCGACCTGCTGACGCTGACCGTCGACGATGCTCCTTACGAGGTGATGGGCTTCGAGGCGCTGGCCCGCTGGCGCAATCCGCACGGGGCCATGGTGTCGCCGGTCAAGTTCATTCCCGTGGCCGAGCACTCCCGCATGATCGAGCCGCTGACCCAGTCGGTCTTCCGCCAGGTCATCGAGGCGCTGGCCCACTGGAAGTCGCGCGGTGTCCGGCTCAATGTCGCCGTCAACATTTCGCCATCGACCCTCGCCGATCTAGACCTGCCCGACCGTCTGGCCGAGAAGGCCTATGCGGTCGGCGTCTCGCCCGACCAGATGATCCTGGAGATCACGGAAAATTCGGCGGTGACAGAAGACCCGCACTTCATGGATGTGCTCAGCCGTTTCCGCCTGAAGGGTTTCGGCCTGTCGCTCGATGATTTCGGCACCGGTTTTTCCTCGCTGATCCAGATCTACCGCATGCCGTTCACCGAACTGAAAATCGACCGGTCGTTCGTCAGCGAGATGGATCAGAACGACGAAGCCTTTACCATCGTCCGGTCGATCATCGATCTGGGCCATAATCTGGGCATGCGCGTCTGCGCCGAAGGCGTCGAAACCCTGTCGGCGGCCAACAGATTGATCGAACTGGGGTGCGACTATGCCCAAGGCTTCTATTTCAGCCGGCCTGTCGGGTTGCCGGACATCATGCGCCGGATCGGTACGGCGTCCGCGTTGGATGGCACCCGCAGGATATCATAA
- a CDS encoding sensor domain-containing diguanylate cyclase, which translates to MIELDRDKLAGLIAMIEDAGQVGYWQFHTADDTFSWSPQVYRIHGRRSRQTDIPRAEALSDLHADDRGLVEDCLLAAALRGEEFQLDARIVRADGSVRYVKMAARPFDGRTGTRDVLGILIDITEFKRTENKLRRLAETDPLTGAVNVRRFEAIATAELRRSARFGKPASLAIIDIDGFKGINDTFGHPVGDEVLRKFVRTMTNTLREVDVVARIGGDEFAILMPETTVDEATRPLERIASLSRTLTMDRDNLTICLTFSAGISAMTPETDLREILRSADTLLYQAKRTGPSRVETLMPEIRQRVS; encoded by the coding sequence TTGATCGAACTGGACAGGGATAAGCTCGCAGGCCTGATCGCCATGATCGAAGATGCCGGTCAGGTCGGCTACTGGCAGTTCCACACCGCGGACGACACGTTCAGCTGGTCGCCGCAGGTTTATCGGATCCACGGACGCCGGAGCCGGCAGACCGACATCCCCCGGGCGGAAGCGTTGAGCGATCTGCATGCCGATGACCGCGGCCTGGTCGAGGACTGTCTGCTCGCGGCCGCCCTGCGCGGCGAGGAGTTTCAGCTGGACGCGCGCATCGTTCGCGCCGATGGCAGCGTCCGTTACGTCAAGATGGCGGCGCGCCCGTTCGACGGCCGCACCGGCACCCGGGATGTCCTGGGCATCCTGATCGATATCACCGAATTCAAGCGCACCGAGAACAAGCTGCGGCGCCTCGCCGAGACCGACCCGTTGACCGGCGCGGTGAACGTCCGCCGCTTCGAGGCCATCGCGACCGCGGAACTACGGCGCAGCGCCCGTTTCGGCAAGCCGGCGTCGCTGGCGATCATCGACATCGATGGCTTCAAGGGCATCAACGATACGTTCGGTCATCCCGTCGGCGACGAGGTGCTGCGCAAATTCGTGAGGACGATGACGAACACCCTGCGGGAGGTGGACGTGGTCGCCCGCATCGGCGGCGACGAGTTCGCGATCCTGATGCCCGAGACCACGGTGGACGAAGCAACCCGGCCTCTGGAGCGGATTGCCTCGCTTAGCCGCACCCTGACCATGGACCGGGACAACCTGACTATCTGCCTGACCTTCAGCGCCGGCATTTCGGCGATGACGCCCGAAACCGATTTGCGCGAGATCCTGCGGTCGGCCGACACGCTTCTGTACCAGGCCAAGCGCACCGGCCCGAGCCGGGTCGAAACACTCATGCCGGAAATTCGCCAGCGCGTATCCTGA